From Pseudoxanthomonas sp. CF385, a single genomic window includes:
- a CDS encoding PilZ domain-containing protein, with protein sequence MMREFRRARRRNVPKPVAVFDLMTEQVIGRLGNLSESGMLLVATEPVTEDALYQLRFHLRDDRGQDVPIDVGAHLLWSAPANTPGQAFAGLRFLTIDREPLERLRQWVNAGPEAE encoded by the coding sequence ATGATGCGCGAATTCCGTCGCGCCCGCCGGCGCAACGTGCCCAAGCCCGTGGCCGTGTTCGACCTGATGACCGAACAGGTCATCGGCCGCCTCGGCAACCTGTCCGAGTCGGGCATGCTGCTGGTGGCCACCGAACCGGTGACCGAGGACGCGCTGTACCAGCTGCGCTTCCATCTGCGCGACGACCGGGGGCAGGACGTACCGATCGACGTCGGCGCGCACCTGCTGTGGTCCGCGCCGGCCAATACGCCCGGCCAGGCCTTCGCCGGCCTGCGCTTCCTGACCATCGACCGCGAACCGCTGGAGCGCCTGCGCCAGTGGGTCAACGCCGGGCCCGAAGCCGAATAG
- a CDS encoding YciI family protein, giving the protein MSQSDYLLISRGQWDESASPQDVQDAIDRFYGWYERGLAEGVLKPGSRLEQRGKRVTRDGITDGPFAEAKELVGGYWFIVADSLDAAARIAAQNPCLAFGLELEIRPLEAARARAEDVTNETPAAWRVSGA; this is encoded by the coding sequence ATGTCCCAATCAGATTATTTGTTGATCTCCCGCGGCCAGTGGGACGAGAGCGCGTCACCGCAGGACGTGCAGGACGCCATCGACCGCTTCTACGGGTGGTACGAACGCGGCCTGGCCGAGGGCGTGCTGAAGCCGGGCAGCCGGCTGGAGCAGCGCGGCAAGCGCGTCACCCGCGACGGCATCACCGACGGACCGTTCGCCGAGGCGAAGGAACTGGTGGGCGGCTACTGGTTCATCGTGGCGGACTCGCTGGACGCCGCCGCGCGGATCGCCGCGCAGAATCCGTGCCTCGCCTTCGGTCTTGAGCTGGAGATCCGGCCACTCGAAGCCGCACGTGCCCGTGCCGAAGACGTGACCAATGAAACGCCGGCGGCCTGGCGCGTCAGCGGCGCCTGA
- the pepQ gene encoding Xaa-Pro dipeptidase gives MNAPADLAARLVPLYADHLAAMKRRADEALARGGFDHLVVPSGTQHWQVFDDRDYPYAVNPQFKAWLPLTRVPYSWLVYTPGERPKVIFYQPFDYWHVVPDAPSGWWVDHFDIHIIRKPDEALALLPPAARSAILGEPQSALGGHAPNNPETVIQYLEYQRSYKTPYEIALMRQAQRLAVRGHRAAEAAFRAGQSEFGIHMAYCAAVGQDANDLPYGNIIGINEHAAVLHYMELQRVAPDPLRSFLIDAGASFHGYASDITRSYAYDTGSEFQAMIDAVDAAQQAMCAGVRSGVDYKQLHVDAHLTLMGILKDFGVITVSPEAAVATGVSAAFFPHGLGHPIGLQVHDVAGFAASDRGGRIERPAGHPYLRMTRMLEPDMVVTIEPGLYFIDMLLDEVKKNGHAASIDWTRVEAFRPYGGIRIEDEVLCTEGDADNLTRPAFAESR, from the coding sequence ATGAATGCCCCCGCCGATCTCGCCGCCCGCCTCGTCCCGCTCTACGCCGACCACCTGGCGGCGATGAAGCGCCGCGCCGATGAGGCGCTGGCGCGTGGCGGTTTCGATCACCTGGTGGTACCCAGCGGCACGCAACACTGGCAGGTGTTCGACGACCGCGATTACCCGTACGCGGTCAACCCGCAGTTCAAGGCCTGGCTGCCGCTGACGCGCGTGCCCTACAGCTGGCTGGTGTACACGCCGGGCGAACGGCCGAAGGTGATCTTCTACCAGCCCTTCGACTACTGGCACGTGGTGCCGGATGCGCCCAGTGGCTGGTGGGTCGACCACTTCGACATCCACATCATCCGCAAGCCCGACGAGGCGCTCGCCCTGCTGCCGCCCGCCGCGCGCAGCGCTATCCTCGGCGAACCGCAGAGTGCGCTGGGTGGCCACGCGCCGAACAATCCCGAAACGGTCATCCAGTACCTGGAATACCAGCGCTCCTACAAGACGCCGTACGAAATCGCATTGATGCGGCAGGCGCAGCGACTGGCCGTGCGCGGCCATCGCGCCGCGGAAGCGGCGTTCCGCGCGGGCCAGAGCGAGTTCGGCATCCACATGGCCTACTGCGCGGCGGTCGGCCAGGACGCCAACGACCTGCCGTACGGCAACATCATCGGGATCAACGAACATGCTGCCGTCCTCCATTACATGGAACTGCAGCGCGTCGCGCCCGACCCGCTGCGCAGTTTCCTGATCGACGCCGGCGCGAGCTTCCACGGCTACGCCAGCGACATCACCCGCAGCTACGCCTACGACACCGGCAGCGAGTTCCAGGCGATGATCGACGCGGTGGATGCCGCGCAGCAGGCGATGTGCGCCGGCGTGCGCAGCGGCGTCGACTACAAGCAGTTGCACGTCGATGCGCACCTCACCCTGATGGGCATCCTGAAGGACTTCGGCGTGATCACCGTCTCGCCGGAGGCCGCGGTCGCCACCGGCGTCAGCGCGGCGTTCTTCCCGCACGGCCTGGGCCACCCGATCGGCCTTCAGGTGCACGACGTGGCGGGCTTCGCGGCCAGCGACCGTGGCGGCCGCATCGAGCGCCCCGCCGGCCATCCCTACCTGCGCATGACCCGCATGCTGGAACCGGACATGGTCGTCACCATCGAACCCGGCCTGTACTTCATCGACATGCTGTTGGACGAGGTGAAGAAGAACGGCCACGCCGCCAGTATCGACTGGACCCGCGTCGAAGCGTTCCGCCCCTACGGCGGCATCCGCATCGAGGACGAAGTACTGTGCACGGAGGGCGATGCCGACAACCTGACGCGCCCGGCGTTCGCGGAGTCGCGCTGA
- a CDS encoding TIGR02449 family protein: protein MDNADLLDQLRALSARIQDLADRCHRLSDENRSLRQQQEQLVGERSQLLAKNEQARSRVEAMISRLKSLEQHT, encoded by the coding sequence ATGGACAACGCCGACCTGCTCGACCAGCTACGCGCGCTCAGCGCGCGCATCCAGGACCTGGCGGACCGCTGCCATCGGCTGTCCGACGAGAACCGCAGCCTGCGCCAGCAGCAGGAACAGCTGGTGGGCGAACGCTCGCAGCTGCTGGCCAAGAACGAACAGGCGCGTTCGCGGGTCGAAGCGATGATCAGCCGCCTGAAATCCCTGGAGCAGCACACGTGA
- a CDS encoding cell division protein ZapA — protein sequence MSATEPVSVHILDREYTVGVSPDERSGLMAAAKLLDSRMREVRGSNRMAAVDRVAVLAALNLAHELQQLRDEQHARNRDVERTLQDLHRKLDAALGSS from the coding sequence GTGAGCGCCACCGAGCCCGTCAGCGTCCACATCCTCGACCGCGAGTACACCGTCGGCGTATCGCCCGACGAACGCTCCGGCCTGATGGCGGCCGCCAAGTTGCTCGACAGCCGCATGCGCGAAGTACGCGGCAGCAACCGCATGGCGGCGGTGGATCGCGTGGCCGTGCTGGCCGCGCTCAATCTGGCACACGAATTGCAGCAGCTGCGCGACGAGCAGCACGCGCGCAACCGCGACGTCGAACGCACGTTGCAGGACCTGCACCGCAAGCTCGACGCTGCGCTCGGTTCATCGTAA
- a CDS encoding DUF1631 domain-containing protein has product MTATRPPSPAAAPTTIASAALPLRVRRVLQNLFDHVSTDFITALNAMLVEFEQQLFKQADQARSNHLQAQVFVDLRALQKHRTELAPHYMFGLEAELASIRAPRAAGDAPAAARLDYQTLTLVEDAVMDQEIVLREVARRHEQRGNAQILMLGQRFGVLAGQPAYEAETLPLGPNRLCHVLKEAAACLDLSLDAQLVLYRTFDQKVMLNYSEWAGTVNQFLSREGILPGLVYTPRRVRAHDTIRRHPRDEGDGSARPMTGWNGQGTTSHWATLTPEQLQAVAGALVGGSAPDPGGGTPPPLPPRDAAAPAATDDAAGSFEVLQKLLAIRRGGLQADAQALADGVGVPGAPGALAQGPADAAAGAAGTGGGRHGAAAGGNAPATPRLLPTPDVLSALQGLQSAPLPARTPEQPRRTVQDLQQAMLAAARAQHGPNAALASADSDTFELLDLLYNEIEREVQHDAPAADMLVRLQVPVVQAALRDRNFFLRAQHPARDLLNTVAESGATWLGEDDVDPQLVQKLHQAVETVVEKYEGDEAVFEDAHRDVQQHLQAAVRKAELAERRQIEAARGKDRLEVAKQRAAETIESAMADAKPQKFVQALLSQAWADVLTLTQLRNGESSSEWAEQLQTTLEIVAATTTAQGASPELAGKVEKSLVQVGYHEDEAAAIARRLSSAEEDETTSRTELTARLKARARLGGQNEVKKKPTQPRTPQEQECYDYLRTLPFGTWFEFTRNQQGDVQRQRLSWFSPVTGNALFVNQRGQRVGEHSLDTLAHLMAKGQAQVVTEDRGRLIDRAWNATLNALRSLTGRRGEAEPAGGAA; this is encoded by the coding sequence ATGACCGCGACACGACCGCCTTCGCCCGCCGCTGCGCCGACCACGATCGCGTCGGCCGCGCTGCCCCTGCGCGTGCGACGCGTGCTGCAGAACCTGTTCGACCACGTCTCCACCGACTTCATCACCGCACTCAACGCGATGCTGGTGGAGTTCGAGCAGCAGTTGTTCAAGCAGGCCGACCAGGCCCGCAGCAACCACCTGCAGGCGCAGGTCTTCGTCGACCTGCGTGCGCTGCAGAAGCACCGCACCGAGCTGGCGCCGCACTACATGTTCGGCCTGGAGGCCGAGCTGGCCTCGATCCGCGCACCGCGCGCGGCGGGCGACGCACCGGCGGCCGCGCGCCTGGACTACCAGACGCTGACCCTCGTCGAAGACGCGGTGATGGACCAGGAGATCGTGCTGCGCGAAGTCGCGCGCCGGCACGAGCAGCGCGGCAATGCGCAGATCCTCATGTTGGGCCAGCGCTTCGGCGTGCTCGCCGGGCAGCCCGCCTATGAAGCGGAAACGCTGCCGCTGGGCCCGAACCGCCTCTGCCATGTGCTGAAGGAAGCGGCCGCCTGCCTGGACCTGTCGCTGGACGCGCAACTCGTGCTGTACCGCACCTTCGACCAGAAGGTCATGCTGAATTACAGCGAGTGGGCCGGCACGGTGAACCAGTTCCTCTCGCGCGAAGGCATCCTGCCCGGGCTGGTGTACACCCCGCGGCGGGTACGCGCGCACGACACCATCCGTCGGCACCCGCGCGACGAGGGGGATGGCTCGGCCCGGCCGATGACCGGCTGGAACGGCCAGGGCACCACGTCGCACTGGGCCACGCTCACCCCCGAACAGCTGCAGGCGGTCGCCGGCGCGCTCGTGGGCGGCAGCGCGCCGGATCCCGGCGGCGGCACGCCACCCCCGCTTCCGCCGCGCGATGCCGCGGCCCCGGCCGCCACCGACGATGCCGCCGGCTCGTTCGAAGTCCTGCAGAAACTCCTGGCCATCCGCCGCGGCGGCCTCCAGGCCGATGCACAGGCCCTGGCCGATGGCGTGGGCGTTCCCGGTGCGCCTGGCGCGCTGGCGCAGGGACCGGCGGACGCCGCTGCGGGCGCGGCCGGTACCGGCGGCGGACGCCACGGTGCAGCGGCCGGCGGAAACGCACCGGCGACACCGCGCCTGCTGCCCACGCCCGATGTCCTCAGCGCACTGCAGGGCCTGCAGTCCGCGCCCCTGCCGGCCCGCACGCCCGAACAGCCGCGACGTACCGTGCAGGACCTGCAGCAGGCCATGCTCGCCGCCGCACGCGCACAACACGGACCGAATGCCGCGCTCGCCAGCGCGGATTCGGACACGTTCGAACTGCTGGACCTGCTCTACAACGAGATCGAACGCGAGGTGCAGCACGATGCCCCGGCGGCCGACATGCTCGTCCGCCTGCAGGTCCCCGTCGTCCAGGCCGCCTTGCGTGACCGCAACTTCTTCCTGCGCGCGCAGCATCCCGCCCGCGACCTGCTCAACACCGTGGCCGAGTCCGGCGCCACCTGGCTGGGCGAGGACGACGTGGATCCGCAACTGGTGCAGAAACTGCACCAGGCCGTCGAGACGGTGGTGGAGAAGTACGAAGGCGACGAAGCCGTCTTCGAAGACGCGCATCGCGACGTGCAGCAGCACCTGCAGGCGGCCGTCCGCAAGGCGGAGCTGGCCGAGCGTCGCCAGATCGAAGCCGCGCGCGGCAAGGACCGGCTGGAGGTCGCCAAGCAGCGCGCCGCCGAGACCATCGAGTCGGCGATGGCCGATGCCAAGCCGCAGAAATTCGTGCAGGCCCTGCTCAGCCAGGCCTGGGCCGACGTGCTCACGCTTACCCAGCTGCGCAACGGCGAGTCCTCCAGCGAGTGGGCCGAACAGTTGCAGACCACGCTGGAGATCGTCGCCGCCACCACCACCGCGCAGGGCGCCAGTCCCGAGCTGGCCGGCAAGGTGGAGAAGTCGCTGGTCCAGGTGGGCTACCACGAGGACGAAGCGGCCGCGATCGCGCGCCGCCTCTCCAGCGCGGAGGAAGACGAGACCACCTCGCGTACCGAACTGACCGCGCGGCTCAAGGCGCGCGCGCGCTTGGGCGGGCAGAACGAGGTCAAGAAGAAGCCGACGCAGCCGCGCACGCCGCAGGAACAGGAGTGCTACGACTACCTGCGCACGCTGCCGTTCGGCACCTGGTTCGAGTTCACCCGCAACCAGCAGGGCGATGTGCAGCGGCAGCGCCTGTCCTGGTTCAGTCCGGTCACCGGCAATGCGCTGTTCGTCAACCAGCGCGGCCAGCGCGTGGGCGAGCACTCGCTGGACACGCTGGCGCACCTGATGGCGAAGGGTCAGGCGCAGGTGGTCACCGAGGACCGCGGCCGCCTGATCGACCGTGCCTGGAACGCCACGCTCAATGCGCTGCGCAGCCTGACCGGCCGTCGCGGCGAAGCCGAACCCGCAGGAGGCGCCGCATGA
- a CDS encoding aminopeptidase P N-terminal domain-containing protein, with the protein MKALTGISAAEFARRRRQLMRMAGNDAILVLPAATERIRSHDTHYPYRQDSDFWYLSGFPEPEAVLVLVPGRKHGETILFCRERDPEREGWDGPRAGQDGAVNDYGMDDAYPIADLDEILPGLLEGRSRVYYHFGRDADFDLKLIGWVRHVRAQVRQGAQPPHEFLELGHLLHDLRLFKSKDEIKLMQRAADISVRAHQAAMRAARPGIREYELQADLEREFRANDAWPAYNSIVGAGHNACVLHYRDNTAQARDGDLVLIDAGAEYRGYAADITRTLPVNGRFTPSQRALHDLVGRAQRAALDCARVGVPYEAGHVAAVETLTEGLLKLGLLKGKLEKNLAEGTYRRFYRHKTGHWLGLDVHDVGDYRIDGESRLLEPGMVFTIEPGLYVSHDDTTVDAKWRGIGIRTEDDVLVTADAPVVLTDALARSADEIEAAMAAG; encoded by the coding sequence ATGAAGGCGCTGACCGGCATCAGCGCGGCGGAGTTCGCCCGCCGGCGCCGGCAGCTGATGCGGATGGCCGGCAACGACGCCATCCTGGTGCTGCCCGCCGCGACAGAGCGTATCCGCAGCCACGACACCCACTATCCGTACCGGCAGGACTCCGATTTCTGGTATCTGTCCGGCTTCCCCGAGCCCGAAGCCGTGCTGGTGCTGGTGCCGGGGCGCAAGCACGGCGAAACGATCCTGTTCTGCCGCGAGCGCGATCCCGAGCGCGAGGGCTGGGACGGTCCGCGCGCCGGCCAGGACGGCGCCGTCAACGACTACGGGATGGACGATGCCTATCCCATCGCCGATCTCGACGAAATCCTGCCCGGGCTGCTGGAAGGCCGCTCGCGGGTGTACTACCACTTCGGCCGTGACGCCGACTTCGACCTCAAGCTGATCGGCTGGGTGCGCCACGTGCGCGCGCAGGTGCGCCAGGGCGCGCAGCCGCCGCACGAGTTCCTCGAACTGGGCCACCTGCTGCACGACCTGCGCCTGTTCAAGTCGAAGGACGAGATCAAGCTGATGCAGCGCGCCGCCGACATCAGCGTACGGGCGCACCAGGCCGCGATGCGCGCCGCGCGCCCCGGCATCCGCGAATACGAACTGCAGGCGGACCTGGAGCGCGAGTTCCGTGCCAACGATGCCTGGCCCGCCTACAACAGCATCGTCGGCGCCGGCCACAACGCCTGCGTGCTGCACTACCGCGACAACACCGCTCAGGCGCGCGACGGCGACCTGGTGCTCATCGATGCCGGGGCCGAGTACCGCGGTTATGCCGCGGACATCACCCGGACCCTACCGGTCAACGGCCGCTTCACGCCTTCGCAGCGCGCCCTGCACGACCTCGTCGGCCGGGCGCAGCGCGCCGCGCTGGACTGCGCGCGCGTGGGCGTTCCGTACGAGGCCGGCCACGTGGCCGCCGTCGAGACCCTGACCGAAGGCCTGCTCAAGCTGGGCCTGCTGAAAGGCAAACTGGAAAAGAACCTCGCCGAGGGCACCTACCGTCGCTTCTACCGGCACAAGACCGGCCACTGGCTTGGCCTGGACGTGCACGACGTGGGCGACTACCGCATCGACGGCGAATCGCGCCTGCTGGAACCGGGCATGGTGTTCACCATCGAGCCCGGCCTGTACGTCTCCCATGACGACACCACGGTGGATGCGAAGTGGCGCGGCATCGGCATCCGCACCGAGGACGACGTGCTGGTCACCGCCGACGCCCCGGTCGTGCTGACCGATGCGCTGGCGCGCAGCGCCGACGAGATCGAAGCGGCGATGGCCGCGGGCTGA
- a CDS encoding UPF0149 family protein yields the protein MPDLPDIAAVDAASRQLGLATDASELHGALCGWLAGGGAADGTWLARALADDALPAPAPGSVLDQLREAAVVQLEDRGFSFDLLLPTADRPLDERAEALFSWCRGFLGAFGLAAGAAPSLSEEGQEALQDLARLAKASAESSEDEEDEDALAELEEFVRVAALLLHGDCVLGPRHRRSLN from the coding sequence ATGCCCGACCTACCCGATATCGCCGCCGTCGACGCGGCTTCACGCCAGTTGGGACTGGCGACGGACGCCTCCGAGTTGCACGGCGCACTGTGCGGTTGGCTGGCCGGTGGCGGTGCCGCCGACGGCACGTGGCTTGCCCGCGCGCTGGCCGACGACGCCCTGCCTGCGCCTGCGCCGGGCAGCGTGCTGGACCAGCTGCGCGAGGCCGCGGTCGTCCAGCTCGAGGATCGCGGCTTCTCCTTCGACCTGCTGCTGCCCACCGCCGACCGTCCGTTGGACGAGCGTGCCGAAGCGCTGTTCTCGTGGTGCCGTGGGTTCCTCGGCGCGTTCGGTCTCGCCGCCGGCGCTGCGCCGTCGTTGTCGGAGGAAGGCCAGGAGGCGTTGCAGGACCTGGCCCGCCTCGCCAAGGCGTCGGCAGAGAGCAGCGAGGACGAAGAGGACGAGGACGCGCTGGCCGAACTGGAAGAGTTCGTCCGCGTCGCGGCCCTGCTGCTGCATGGCGACTGCGTGCTCGGGCCCCGGCATCGCCGGAGCCTGAACTGA
- a CDS encoding 5-formyltetrahydrofolate cyclo-ligase: MTAQRDALRRELRARRRALSAAERIAGADALATRLLALPFAPERGYVAGYWAMDGEIGLHSWQLRLSKDVIYCLPVLADDETLRFAPWRPGDELVTNRYGIPEPDIDPRSGLRADEMALIAVPLVGFDDAGHRLGMGGGWYDRTLAARLRQPAPPWLVGVGFEAQRVASVDAQAWDVPLDAICTERATLTPSPVSPETPR; the protein is encoded by the coding sequence ATGACGGCACAGCGCGACGCGCTGCGCCGCGAACTGCGCGCACGCCGCCGGGCCCTGTCCGCCGCCGAGCGCATCGCCGGGGCCGACGCACTCGCCACGCGCCTGCTCGCACTGCCGTTCGCGCCCGAACGCGGCTACGTGGCGGGTTACTGGGCGATGGACGGCGAGATCGGCCTGCACAGCTGGCAGCTGCGGCTGTCGAAAGACGTGATCTATTGCCTGCCGGTGCTGGCCGACGACGAAACCCTGCGTTTCGCCCCCTGGCGTCCCGGCGACGAACTGGTGACCAACCGCTACGGCATCCCCGAGCCCGACATCGATCCGCGCAGCGGCCTGCGCGCCGACGAGATGGCCTTGATCGCCGTGCCGCTGGTGGGTTTCGACGACGCCGGCCATCGCCTCGGCATGGGCGGCGGCTGGTACGACCGCACGCTGGCCGCGCGCCTGCGGCAGCCCGCGCCGCCGTGGCTGGTCGGCGTGGGCTTCGAGGCGCAACGCGTGGCCTCGGTCGACGCCCAGGCCTGGGACGTACCGCTGGATGCGATCTGCACCGAGCGCGCGACCCTGACCCCTTCTCCCGTTTCGCCGGAAACTCCGCGATGA
- a CDS encoding VOC family protein, with protein MKRVTGIGGIFFKSADPKALSAWYRDHLGLDTSEWGGAIFPWGGEGSPSGMTIWSPFKQDTTYMAPSTASFMINFRVADLDALLAVLRAEGCNVVGDPQVSEQGKFGWVLDPEDNKVELWEPPAGQ; from the coding sequence ATGAAACGCGTCACCGGCATCGGCGGCATCTTCTTCAAATCGGCGGACCCCAAGGCGCTGAGCGCGTGGTATCGCGACCATCTCGGCCTGGACACCTCGGAATGGGGCGGCGCGATCTTCCCGTGGGGCGGCGAAGGCAGTCCTTCCGGCATGACGATCTGGAGCCCGTTCAAGCAGGACACCACCTACATGGCGCCCAGCACCGCGAGCTTCATGATCAACTTCCGCGTGGCCGACCTGGATGCGCTGCTCGCCGTGTTGCGCGCAGAGGGCTGCAACGTGGTCGGCGACCCGCAGGTGTCGGAACAGGGCAAGTTCGGCTGGGTGCTCGATCCGGAAGACAACAAGGTCGAACTGTGGGAACCCCCCGCGGGGCAGTAG
- a CDS encoding EAL domain-containing protein, whose amino-acid sequence MLPLPVAALIATASPLSSRPVIMVLAGAVLVGVVAIGTRRWWQGWLAERQVQPEPPRSESLRNRDERLKLALWASGEQFWDYDLVQRRLYRMRADETAVQTSDITVLTRQGEVPTIHEEDLPLVMERLRLHLQGKAPIFTSEHRMDMLGNGTWVWVRARGRVVERDAEGQPVRIAGTARDITASRNAEYEHRIAGEVMRSMNEAVAVLDWAHQFITINPAFTRITGYAEDEIIGQPMTMLDSDQHEDAFFERMNRELRLTGRWSGEVWKVRKDGEEILCRIETNVVPDVSGERPLYVQVLTDITEQKRAEQELRYLANYDTLTSLPNRSLLSERLSRAIVRARREHGHVAVLFIDLDRFKDINDSLGHATGDRILRAAAARVQQTVGTQHTVARLSGDEFTVVLEDINGLPDAEDVAQRLIHAFRTPLNFGERLELAVSPSIGISLYPEHAQVPTELLKHADTAMYQAKAMGRHTYEVYSETMDEKNRHRAILASALRRAIDRNELSLVFQPRLSISRQRITGVEALLRWDSREFGMVSPAQFIPLAEESGMILELGAWALREACLTLRSWHDAGLEELSVAVNVSATQLQRGDLQAVVARTLQETGIPANRLELELTESVIMANPEQNADTLRACRRLGISLAIDDFGTGYSSLAYLKRLPLTTLKIDREFIGDLTHDSDDEAITSTIITMGQSLALKVVAEGVETWDQYEFLRSHGCDEVQGHWVAQALSPDQCLRFIREYYPGSGIRVAS is encoded by the coding sequence ATGCTGCCTCTTCCTGTCGCTGCCCTCATCGCAACGGCCTCCCCGCTGTCGTCCCGGCCCGTGATCATGGTGCTGGCCGGCGCGGTCCTGGTGGGCGTGGTGGCGATCGGCACGCGGCGCTGGTGGCAGGGCTGGCTGGCGGAGCGGCAGGTACAGCCGGAACCCCCGCGCAGCGAATCGCTGCGCAACCGCGACGAACGCCTCAAGCTGGCGCTGTGGGCCTCGGGCGAGCAGTTCTGGGACTACGACCTGGTCCAGCGCCGGCTGTACCGCATGCGCGCGGACGAAACCGCGGTGCAGACATCCGACATCACGGTACTGACCCGGCAGGGCGAGGTCCCCACGATCCATGAGGAAGACCTGCCGCTGGTGATGGAACGCCTGCGCCTGCACCTGCAGGGCAAGGCGCCGATCTTCACGTCCGAACACCGCATGGACATGCTCGGCAACGGCACCTGGGTGTGGGTGCGCGCGCGCGGCCGGGTGGTGGAGCGCGATGCCGAAGGCCAGCCCGTGCGCATCGCGGGCACCGCGCGCGACATCACGGCCAGCCGCAACGCCGAGTACGAACACCGCATCGCCGGCGAAGTGATGCGCAGCATGAACGAGGCCGTCGCCGTGCTGGACTGGGCGCACCAGTTCATCACCATCAACCCGGCCTTCACCCGCATCACCGGGTATGCCGAGGACGAGATCATCGGCCAGCCGATGACCATGCTGGACAGCGACCAGCACGAGGACGCCTTCTTCGAGCGGATGAACCGCGAACTGCGCCTGACCGGCCGCTGGTCCGGCGAGGTGTGGAAGGTGCGCAAGGATGGCGAGGAGATCCTCTGCCGCATCGAGACCAATGTGGTGCCCGACGTCAGCGGCGAGCGCCCGCTGTACGTGCAGGTCCTCACCGACATCACCGAACAGAAGCGCGCCGAGCAGGAACTGCGCTACCTGGCCAACTACGACACGCTGACCAGCCTGCCCAACCGCTCGCTGCTCTCCGAGCGGCTGTCGCGTGCCATCGTGCGGGCGCGCCGCGAACACGGCCACGTGGCGGTGCTGTTCATCGACCTGGACCGCTTCAAGGACATCAACGATTCGCTCGGCCACGCGACCGGCGACCGGATCCTGCGCGCGGCCGCTGCGCGCGTGCAGCAGACCGTCGGTACCCAGCACACCGTCGCCCGCCTGAGCGGCGACGAGTTCACGGTGGTGCTGGAGGACATCAACGGCCTGCCCGATGCGGAGGACGTGGCGCAGCGTCTCATCCACGCCTTCCGCACGCCGCTGAACTTCGGCGAACGGCTGGAGCTGGCGGTCTCGCCCTCGATCGGCATCAGCCTGTATCCCGAGCACGCGCAGGTCCCGACCGAACTGCTCAAGCACGCCGACACGGCGATGTACCAGGCCAAGGCGATGGGCCGGCACACCTACGAGGTGTATTCGGAGACGATGGACGAGAAGAACCGCCATCGCGCCATCCTCGCCAGCGCGCTGCGCCGCGCGATCGACCGCAACGAGCTGTCGCTGGTGTTCCAGCCGCGCCTGTCCATCTCCCGCCAGCGCATCACCGGGGTGGAAGCGTTGCTGCGCTGGGACAGCCGCGAGTTCGGCATGGTCTCGCCGGCGCAGTTCATTCCGCTGGCCGAAGAATCCGGGATGATCCTGGAACTCGGTGCCTGGGCGCTGCGCGAAGCCTGCCTGACGCTGCGCAGCTGGCACGACGCCGGGCTGGAGGAACTGTCGGTGGCGGTGAACGTATCGGCCACCCAGCTCCAGCGCGGCGACCTGCAGGCCGTGGTCGCGCGCACGCTGCAGGAAACCGGCATCCCCGCCAACCGGCTGGAACTGGAGTTGACCGAAAGCGTCATCATGGCCAACCCCGAGCAGAACGCAGATACGCTGCGCGCCTGCCGGCGCCTCGGCATCTCGCTGGCGATCGACGACTTCGGCACCGGCTATTCGTCGCTGGCCTACCTCAAGCGCCTCCCGCTGACCACGCTGAAGATCGACCGCGAGTTCATCGGCGACCTGACCCACGACAGCGACGACGAAGCCATCACCAGCACCATCATCACCATGGGCCAGTCGCTGGCGCTGAAGGTGGTCGCCGAAGGCGTGGAGACGTGGGACCAGTACGAGTTCCTGCGCAGCCACGGCTGCGACGAGGTGCAGGGCCACTGGGTGGCGCAGGCGCTCAGCCCGGACCAGTGCCTGCGGTTCATCCGCGAGTACTACCCCGGCTCCGGCATCCGCGTCGCTTCCTGA